The stretch of DNA GGCAGCAACCCACCTCGGAAAGTACGGCGTCATCCTCTTCTTTGTGCTTAGCGGATGGCTGATTGGTGGAATTTACTGGCGTGAGTACGCCAAAGAAGGGCGAGTTCGGCTGGGCAACTTCTGGATGCGTCGCTGGATGCGCACGGCACCTCCCTACTTCGCGGGAGTCCTGCTGGGCTATGGTGCCGTTCGCCTAGCTCGATACGAGCCGTTTGACTTTCGTTACCTGTTTTTCCTGCAGAATTACGAGACAGACATGCCCTTCTATCGAATCAGTTGGTCTCTGTGCGTCGAAGAGCATTTCTACCTCGTGCTACCTTTTGTGGGATTCGCTCTGACAAAGTTGAATCGCACCTGGGCCGCGATTGCGTTATGGACACTTCCCTTGCTTCCGCCTCTATTGCGAGTGATTGACCCGAACGCAGGACTTGAAACCCCGTTTGGCTATGGCCACGCGGCGACCCATCTTATCGCTGAGGGATTAATCCTAGGCGTGGCAGCGTCCTTCACTGCTCGCTTTTTCCCACAAACCTGGGCGTCGATCCAAAAAGCAGCTTCCTACCTGTTCGTTCCGGCGTTGCTGGTGTTCGCGTCATTGACTTGGTGGGACGAGCACTCGATCTACTATGCCGGGCAATCGGTGGTCGCGTTCTGCTGTCTCGTCTGGCTTGCTGCTTTGGCAGGACGCCGTGCCGTGCCGTATTCGGCAAACTCGGTGGTCTATGCGATTGCAATCACGTCCTACAGCGTTTACCTGACACACAGTCTGGCAATTCATTTTGCGCGTCGCTACTTTGTTCCCAAGGGCAGCCTCGGATCAGAACTCCTATGCTTGGTGCTTTGGCTTACCTTGATTGCTGCTTCCGGCATACTGTTTTACTTTTGCATCGAACGAACCGCGATCGCGCTGCGGGAACGCGTGACGAGACAAACTAAAGATCCGCAAGGCACATCGTCTTAGTAACAATAGCGAAGTTGTAGCGAAGCAGACCCAAGGGGACTCTAAAACGCGACATGAGGCTCGACGCTAAACAAACCGTCGCCAAATGTTTGGCTGCAGGCCGAGAACAGCCACCTCTCCAATCAAAGCACACAGAGTGCTTGTCTTCGATTTGCTTCAGAATACCCAATGCTGCATCCGCGAAAGCAAATCGCGGTTGGTCAGGTCAAAATCTAGCGGCGTGAGCGTCACGTTGCCCGCGCGAAGCTGAGCCACGTCGGCCTGTTCAGGTGGTGGCGTGGCAGGATCGGACCAAAGTGCCCAGTAATAGTGGCGACCTCCCGGATCCGTTCGCCGCTCGTAACTACGCCCATACTGAGCCAAACCCATCGGCACGACCTTTGTCTCCCCTTTGCCTGCCCCCTGATGATTAATCGTGGCAGCAGTGGGGATATTTAAATTGAAGAGTCGCCCAGCGGAATCGGGTTGCTTCACAACCTTCGCGATAACATCCGTCGCGATTGCAGCCGCAGCATCAAAATCGGCGTCCTCGTCGTACTCTAAAGACACCGCGACGCTCGTCACACCGAAGAACGCACCTTCGATCGCCGCAGCCACTGTGCCGCTGTAAAGGACATTGATACCAGCATTAAGGCCGCTGTTGATACCACTAACGACCAAGTCGACGGGTTCTTCGCGAAAAAGTTCGGTGATTGATAGCTTCACGCAGTCTGCGGGTGAGCCATCCACCGCCCAAGCCCAATGC from Rubripirellula amarantea encodes:
- a CDS encoding acyltransferase family protein encodes the protein MPRSRDPNLDLLRAIAILMVLAFHIVPMWPTKYPALKAATHLGKYGVILFFVLSGWLIGGIYWREYAKEGRVRLGNFWMRRWMRTAPPYFAGVLLGYGAVRLARYEPFDFRYLFFLQNYETDMPFYRISWSLCVEEHFYLVLPFVGFALTKLNRTWAAIALWTLPLLPPLLRVIDPNAGLETPFGYGHAATHLIAEGLILGVAASFTARFFPQTWASIQKAASYLFVPALLVFASLTWWDEHSIYYAGQSVVAFCCLVWLAALAGRRAVPYSANSVVYAIAITSYSVYLTHSLAIHFARRYFVPKGSLGSELLCLVLWLTLIAASGILFYFCIERTAIALRERVTRQTKDPQGTSS
- the surE gene encoding 5'/3'-nucleotidase SurE → MRILLTNDDGVFAPGLAALHRSLSRLGDVVVAAPATEQSGVGHSITFLTPLTCKSIHRDGKHWAWAVDGSPADCVKLSITELFREEPVDLVVSGINSGLNAGINVLYSGTVAAAIEGAFFGVTSVAVSLEYDEDADFDAAAAIATDVIAKVVKQPDSAGRLFNLNIPTAATINHQGAGKGETKVVPMGLAQYGRSYERRTDPGGRHYYWALWSDPATPPPEQADVAQLRAGNVTLTPLDFDLTNRDLLSRMQHWVF